In candidate division KSB1 bacterium, a genomic segment contains:
- a CDS encoding transglycosylase SLT domain-containing protein codes for MGNRKNKHRRLIRGVLAATAVVGFVAIGGLVLRIVGFAPKHQVEVLEESIQQLRASLNADSIRQYNIQKVMAIIQMYNPAMPSSQRYEIANEIYNMSLKYTNLDIDLLCAAITHETAGTWNPEIVSPAGAMGLMQIMPATGMFLASYEGITWSSPEEVLFNPIYNIRLGARYLASQIEYYDVDGGLAAYNGGEKWAALWVKSGRDDKVLPRETREYLPAVLSLYGEFANMKF; via the coding sequence ATGGGAAATCGTAAGAACAAACATAGGCGACTGATACGTGGCGTGCTCGCAGCGACAGCAGTCGTCGGCTTCGTTGCCATTGGGGGGCTGGTGCTGCGCATAGTAGGATTCGCGCCAAAACACCAAGTTGAAGTATTGGAGGAATCGATCCAACAACTACGGGCTTCGCTCAACGCTGACAGCATTCGGCAGTACAATATCCAGAAGGTGATGGCCATCATCCAGATGTACAATCCGGCGATGCCATCAAGCCAGCGCTATGAGATCGCCAACGAGATCTACAACATGTCGCTGAAGTACACCAATTTGGACATCGACCTGCTCTGCGCGGCCATCACCCATGAGACCGCTGGCACGTGGAATCCGGAGATCGTTTCACCTGCTGGGGCCATGGGTCTGATGCAGATCATGCCGGCCACTGGCATGTTTTTGGCCAGCTACGAGGGCATTACCTGGAGCTCGCCGGAAGAGGTGCTGTTTAACCCTATCTACAACATCCGGCTCGGGGCCCGCTACCTAGCCAGCCAGATCGAGTACTACGATGTGGACGGTGGGTTGGCCGCCTACAACGGGGGCGAGAAATGGGCTGCCCTGTGGGTAAAGAGTGGGAGGGATGATAAGGTCTTGCCGCGCGAAACACGGGAGTACCTGCCGGCGGTGTTGTCACTCTATGGCGAATTCGCCAATATGAAATTCTGA
- a CDS encoding zf-HC2 domain-containing protein, which produces MTCEECRNKLPDYLYEELEEEASAQVRAHLDACQTCDAEFHRLQETRSILAQWPDEDPHLGLTFVDVRQPLVPHLLETFRGWRRVGLAVGFALVALFLLLAVSNTTVSYQEGRFTFSASLLRRPAPTVTLEMLEALHRATLEAAAEMVRASEQRQRLDFARTLNDFARQIEYQRQIDLGLVGRGLEDLHLRTMTRLERTDRMLEEIARMASYEQRLWPK; this is translated from the coding sequence AGGAGGCCAGCGCGCAGGTGCGCGCGCATCTGGATGCTTGTCAGACCTGTGACGCGGAATTCCACCGCTTGCAGGAGACGCGGTCCATTTTGGCCCAGTGGCCGGATGAGGACCCACACCTGGGCCTAACCTTTGTGGACGTGCGGCAGCCCCTCGTGCCGCACCTTCTGGAAACGTTTCGTGGATGGCGGCGCGTCGGTTTGGCCGTAGGTTTCGCACTGGTGGCTCTTTTCTTGCTCCTGGCGGTGAGCAACACCACGGTTTCCTACCAGGAGGGTCGTTTCACCTTCAGCGCCAGCCTCTTGCGGCGCCCTGCGCCGACGGTGACTCTGGAGATGCTGGAGGCACTCCATCGCGCCACTCTCGAGGCGGCGGCAGAAATGGTGCGCGCCAGCGAGCAGCGTCAGCGTCTGGACTTTGCCCGCACGCTGAACGATTTTGCGCGGCAGATCGAATACCAGCGCCAGATTGACTTGGGCCTGGTAGGGCGCGGACTCGAAGACCTCCATCTCCGCACCATGACGCGGCTGGAGCGTACCGACCGCATGCTTGAAGAGATTGCCCGCATGGCCTCGTACGAGCAGCGCCTCTGGCCAAAATGA
- a CDS encoding capsid morphogenesis B protein, whose protein sequence is MKHVIWLRPTLSVLCVVLLGACRVPFCHAQRVSTEDLRTMERILDRLLLGQAPSARTETRGLWLEGHGVLFSVPYTVTQYAVELDSARPPDRSKAYPDVAGLIEQVTQKRQTTIGRAVDSAKTALAVFFSRWAGAMNNLRPEHRVTVVVDFQLTGFYVPTMRRGRDAHSPTQTRRLIASARFADILSMRRGGGSPALAVRALRFIEEKGEGPVDSELAILADVVDSYLRSSLGSTLYGGPTRALRVPELGVVLMCGYRVPTHSAVTGLDETYRKMMESQAKAMEMQKQLEEVGRALRALGLAQRETELRLPASSDTAGADTAQEAKRSRQERQRAAQEKLAREARLAKVENDLVALLGRYCPALSFLSDQEAVLVLLEVGAYSDPQATRLQIGVKMRDVRRLAREEITPQQFRALATVTRE, encoded by the coding sequence GTGAAGCACGTGATCTGGCTCAGACCTACCCTGAGCGTACTCTGCGTTGTGCTGCTGGGCGCGTGTCGTGTCCCCTTTTGCCATGCCCAGCGCGTTTCCACGGAGGACCTCAGGACCATGGAGCGGATTCTGGACCGCCTGCTTTTGGGCCAGGCACCTTCCGCTCGCACGGAGACCAGGGGACTGTGGTTGGAGGGTCACGGTGTCCTATTCAGCGTTCCGTACACGGTGACCCAGTACGCGGTGGAACTCGACAGTGCCCGTCCCCCGGACCGGAGCAAGGCCTACCCAGATGTGGCAGGGCTCATCGAACAGGTGACGCAAAAGAGGCAAACCACCATAGGGCGGGCGGTGGATTCAGCGAAGACGGCACTTGCGGTTTTTTTCTCCCGCTGGGCAGGTGCCATGAACAATCTCCGGCCGGAGCATCGCGTGACGGTTGTGGTAGATTTTCAGCTCACAGGGTTCTACGTTCCCACTATGCGGCGGGGAAGAGATGCCCACTCCCCCACGCAGACCCGCCGCTTAATCGCCTCGGCGCGCTTCGCCGACATACTGAGCATGCGCAGAGGTGGTGGTTCGCCGGCGCTGGCAGTCCGTGCCCTCCGTTTCATAGAGGAAAAGGGAGAGGGTCCTGTGGACTCGGAGCTCGCCATCTTGGCGGACGTCGTGGACAGCTACCTGCGTTCTTCGCTAGGAAGCACTCTCTACGGCGGACCGACCCGCGCCCTGCGGGTGCCTGAACTGGGGGTGGTGCTCATGTGCGGCTACCGTGTACCCACCCATTCCGCGGTCACGGGTTTGGACGAAACCTACCGCAAAATGATGGAAAGCCAAGCCAAGGCGATGGAAATGCAGAAGCAGTTGGAGGAAGTAGGGAGGGCCCTGCGGGCATTAGGGCTCGCCCAGCGCGAAACGGAATTGAGACTGCCGGCGTCTTCCGACACAGCAGGGGCGGATACCGCCCAGGAGGCGAAAAGGAGCCGCCAAGAGCGCCAAAGGGCTGCACAAGAAAAGCTGGCCCGGGAGGCGAGACTGGCCAAGGTGGAAAACGACCTGGTCGCCCTGTTGGGGCGCTATTGTCCGGCCTTGTCGTTCCTGTCAGATCAGGAAGCCGTGTTGGTGCTGCTGGAGGTGGGGGCATACAGCGACCCGCAGGCCACTCGCCTGCAAATCGGCGTGAAGATGCGCGACGTGCGCCGGCTGGCGCGCGAGGAAATCACCCCGCAGCAATTCCGCGCCCTGGCCACTGTTACCAGGGAGTGA